Proteins encoded within one genomic window of Humulus lupulus chromosome 1, drHumLupu1.1, whole genome shotgun sequence:
- the LOC133780684 gene encoding uncharacterized protein LOC133780684 yields MAETRSSIRNLETQMGQLATLMANRAQGNLPSTTEVNPKENCKAITLRSGKNYEGPSEKQPVEEVGQDQQAQAPTQEEKKHSEKKATEGIPVKEATPPISIEHHIKIPYPQRLRKNNMDKQFTKFLEVFKKLHINIPFAEALEQMPSYVKFMKDILSKKRKMEDFETVALTEECSAILQKKLPPKLRDPGSFTIPCTIGRIEGINSLCDLGASINLMPLSVFKRLQLGEAKPTTVTLQLADRSLAHPRGVIEDVLVKVDKFIFPADFIVLDMEEDSNVPIILGRPFLATGQALIDVQKGELKLRVQGEEVVFNVLKAMTYPEASDNCFSVDVMGNLVEERKLTNDPLELSLVEDEVSDQDGKEAMEYAKWLNSYGPLKRKYFEELGAVPKRSLPSIENPPELELKVLPDHLRYEFLGENKTLPVIVSASLSDVETEKLLRILREHMKAIGWTLADIKGISPSTDAPNFNGGWSQTNHRRPKKT; encoded by the coding sequence ATGGCTGAAACTCGGTCTTCTATTAGAAATTTGGAGACCCAAATGGGACAATTGGCTACTCTCATGGCTAATCGTGCCCAAGGTAACTTGCCTAGCACCACTGAAGTCAATCCGAAAGAGAATTGCAAGGCAATCACGTTGAGAAGTGGGAAGAATTATGAGGGACCAAGTGAGAAGCAGCCAGTTGAAGAAGTGGGTCAGGATCAACAGGCACAGGCACCGACACAAGAGGAAAAGAAGCACAGTGAGAAAAAGGCTACTGAGGGCATACCAGTAAAAGAGGCTACCCCACCAATCAGTATTGAGCATCACATAAAGATCCCCTACCCCCAAAGGCTCCGTAAGAACAACATGGACAAGCAGTTTACTAAATTCCTGGAAGTTTTCAAGAAACTGCACATCAACATTCCATTTGCGGAGGCCTTAGAGCAAATGCCGAGTTATGTCAAGTTCATGAAGGACATCttgtccaagaagaggaagatggagGATTTTGAAACTGTGGCATTGACAGAAGAGTGTAGTGCTATACTGCAAAAGAAGCTCCCTCCTAAACtgagagatcctgggagtttcacaATACCGTGCACTATTGGGAGAATTGAGGGAATAAATTCTCTTTGTGATTTGGGGGCCAGTATCAACCTGATGCCATTGTCAGTTTTCAAGAGATTGCAACTTGGTGAAGCAAAGCCCACAACTGTAACTTTGCAACTAGCTGATCGTTCGTTGGCACATCCAAGAGGGGTAATTGAAGATGTCCTGGTCAAAGTGGACAAGTTTATTTTTCCTGCCGATTTCATAGTTCTTGACATGGAAGAGGATAGCAATGTCCCCATTATCCTTGGGAGACCCTTCTTGGCAACAGGCCAAGCACTTATAGATGTTCAGAAGGGTGAGTTGAAGTTGAGAGTGCAAGGGGAAGAAGTTGTGTTCAATGTGCTCAAGGCCATGACCTATCCAGAAGCTAGTGACAATTGCTTTTCAGTGGATGTAATGGGTAATTTAGTGGAAGAGAGAAAACTGACAAATGATCCTCTTGAGTTGAGTTTGGTTGAAGATGAAGTTAGTGATCAAGATGGAAAGGAAGCTATGGAGTACGCAAAATGGCTTAATTCTTATGGGCCATTGAAAAGGAAATACTTTGAAGAGCTTGGGGCAGTACCAAAAAGATCATTGCCCTCAATTGAGAATCCTCCAGAGTTAGAACTGAAAGTACTTCCTGACCACCTGAGGTATGAGTTTTTGGGTGAAAATAAGACACTCCCAGTTATAGTTTCAGCTTCACTATCTGATGTGGAGACTGAAAAATTGTTGAGAATTCTGAGAGAGCACATgaaggccattgggtggacttTGGCAGACATCAAGGGGATCAGCCCCTCTACTGATGCACCGAATTTTAATGGAGGATGGAGTCAAACCAACCATAGACGCCCAAAGAAGACTTAA